From Primulina huaijiensis isolate GDHJ02 chromosome 15, ASM1229523v2, whole genome shotgun sequence, one genomic window encodes:
- the LOC140959491 gene encoding uncharacterized protein: MAESSTLCVSFFSSSVPFCGEPMSSTFSFHSTSLPRRRFPFQIHRHQSSPRRFVAMAAGSGYFPDDDDSFGMYPWQNSDTADSSIEWIPEERVTLFTADGLIQIGGKLVPRRVSSSDKKQMKAKLSQRYQRFQESNYMDPKQSLCLGALFDIAATNGLDVGRRLCILGFCRSIEMLCDVVEDTVLEHGGEVVTARKASKEGLHEKLTMTVAVPLLWGVPPASETLCLAVRSGGGIVDKVFWQWDFL, from the exons ATGGCGGAATCGTCCACCCTTTGTGTTTCATTCTTTTCTTCATCTGTTCCTTTTTGTGGCGAACCCATGTCCTCGACCTTTTCCTTTCATTCCACTTCTCTCCCACGTCGGAGATTCCCTTTCCAAATCCATCGCCACCAATCGTCACCGCGCCGCTTCGTCGCCATGGCAGCTGGGTCGGGGTATTTTCCGGACGACGATGATTCCTTTGGAATGTACCCCTGGCAGAATTCTGACACCGCTGATTCTT CTATTGAGTGGATTCCGGAGGAGAGAGTTACTTTATTTACTGCCGATGGGCTGATCCAAATTGGGGGAAAACTTGTCCCGCGCCGAGTTTCTTCTTCTGAT AAGAAGCAAATGAAGGCCAAATTATCTCAAAGGTACCAGCGGTTTCAAGAGAGTAACTACATGGATCCAAAACAAAGCCTCTGCCTTGGTGCTTTATTTGATATAGCGGCAACAAAT GGACTTGACGTGGGTAGACGCCTTTGTATTCTTGGGTTTTGCCGTTCGATTGAAATGCTTTGTGATGTTGTGGAAGATACTGTTTTGGAGCATGGTGGGGAG GTTGTGACAGCGAGAAAAGCTAGCAAAGAAGGGCTTCACGAAAAGCTAACAATGACTGTTGCGGTGCCATTGCTATGGGGAGTGCCTCCAGCCTCAGAGACTCTTTGTCTTGCAGTCAGGAGTGGAGGCGGGATCGTGGACAAGGTCTTCTGGCAATGGGATTTCTTATAA